One genomic region from Oceaniferula flava encodes:
- the glmS gene encoding glutamine--fructose-6-phosphate transaminase (isomerizing), with protein sequence MCGIVGYTGKRSAMPVLISGLKKLEYRGYDSAGVALSSDSGILIRKQSGKVAGLADQVEGEKELLSQSHSGIAHTRWATHGPPTTLNAHPHEGNDGRVVLVHNGIIENHNALRDRFKAAGHTFKSETDSEVLAHLVEANYEGDLFEAVKKSLKEVEGTYGVTCMSKDEPGVLVVARSGSPIVIGLGEDETIVASDASAIITYTRQAIYLDDNDIARIEGSKVDIQSLDSGAVTRTPSEIDWSPDAAEKGGYEHYMLKEVFEQPEAIKNTIRGRIDLNRGTAILSGLNLTPREIVDIQRLLIVGCGTSMNAGLIGEYAVEDFAAIPAEVEQAAEFRYRNPIVGSRDMVLAISQSGETADTLAAVREAVDKGSLVAALVNVVGSTIARETGRGIYLHAGPEISVASTKAFTSQVSVLLMIALKIARSHRLSREDGIQIAKEIERIPELVQEVLDINDQIAEVAAHYANYDNAFYIGRGYMFPVALEGALKLKEISYIHAEGYHSAELKHGPIALLEESMPVIALLNQGPGQDKSLSNVAECKARKAPVLGVITAGDEEARKTCDHVIEIPACPQYTAVVPAAVALQLFAYHVARIRGCAIDQPRNLAKSVTVE encoded by the coding sequence ATGTGCGGAATCGTAGGATACACCGGCAAACGCTCAGCCATGCCCGTTCTCATCAGCGGACTTAAAAAACTCGAATACCGTGGATATGACTCTGCGGGCGTTGCGCTCTCTTCGGATAGCGGCATTCTGATCAGAAAACAAAGTGGCAAGGTCGCGGGTCTCGCGGATCAGGTGGAGGGCGAGAAAGAGCTGCTTTCCCAGTCTCACTCAGGGATCGCCCACACCCGCTGGGCCACCCACGGACCACCGACGACACTCAACGCCCACCCCCACGAAGGCAACGATGGCCGCGTGGTGCTGGTGCACAATGGCATCATCGAGAATCACAACGCCCTTCGCGATCGCTTCAAGGCCGCAGGCCACACCTTCAAATCGGAGACCGATTCCGAAGTGCTCGCCCACCTCGTGGAAGCCAACTATGAGGGCGATTTGTTCGAAGCGGTGAAGAAGTCGCTCAAGGAAGTGGAAGGCACCTATGGCGTCACCTGCATGAGCAAGGATGAGCCCGGCGTGTTAGTCGTCGCTCGCAGCGGTTCCCCCATCGTCATCGGTCTCGGTGAGGACGAAACCATCGTCGCTTCCGATGCCTCAGCCATCATCACCTACACCCGTCAGGCGATCTATCTGGACGATAACGACATCGCACGCATCGAAGGCAGCAAAGTCGATATCCAAAGCCTCGATTCCGGAGCCGTCACACGGACACCTTCCGAGATCGATTGGTCACCGGACGCTGCCGAAAAAGGAGGCTACGAGCACTACATGCTCAAGGAAGTCTTCGAACAACCGGAGGCGATCAAGAACACCATCCGCGGTCGCATCGATCTCAATCGGGGCACTGCCATCCTTTCAGGTCTCAACCTGACACCGCGTGAAATTGTCGACATCCAGCGCCTGCTCATCGTCGGCTGTGGCACATCCATGAATGCCGGACTGATCGGCGAATACGCCGTGGAGGACTTCGCAGCCATCCCTGCCGAAGTCGAGCAAGCCGCAGAGTTCCGCTACCGGAACCCCATCGTCGGCAGCCGCGATATGGTGCTGGCGATCAGTCAGTCCGGAGAAACAGCCGACACCCTCGCCGCCGTGCGCGAAGCCGTGGACAAGGGGTCGCTGGTCGCCGCTCTGGTGAATGTCGTGGGTTCCACCATCGCCCGCGAAACTGGCCGAGGCATCTACCTCCACGCCGGCCCTGAGATCAGTGTGGCTTCGACCAAGGCCTTCACCAGCCAAGTATCCGTGCTGTTGATGATCGCTCTGAAAATCGCCCGCTCTCACCGACTCTCACGCGAGGACGGGATTCAAATTGCCAAGGAAATCGAACGTATTCCCGAGCTCGTGCAAGAGGTGTTAGACATCAACGACCAGATCGCCGAAGTCGCCGCCCACTACGCGAACTACGATAACGCTTTCTACATCGGTCGCGGCTACATGTTCCCCGTGGCTCTCGAAGGCGCGCTCAAGCTGAAGGAAATTTCCTACATCCACGCAGAAGGCTATCACTCCGCCGAACTCAAACACGGCCCGATCGCCTTGTTGGAAGAATCCATGCCGGTGATCGCTCTGCTCAACCAAGGCCCCGGTCAGGACAAATCTCTCAGCAACGTCGCCGAGTGCAAGGCACGCAAGGCTCCGGTGTTAGGTGTGATCACCGCAGGCGATGAAGAAGCCCGCAAGACCTGCGACCACGTCATCGAGATCCCCGCTTGTCCGCAATACACCGCCGTGGTTCCCGCCGCAGTTGCCCTGCAACTTTTCGCCTACCACGTCGCCCGCATCCGCGGCTGCGCAATCGACCAACCACGGAACCTCGCGAAAAGCGTGACCGTGGAGTAG
- a CDS encoding alpha-hydroxy acid oxidase, producing the protein MKEYFNSEYPSVDHLIKKAKKRMPGFAYDYLSGGCFSEVNLDRNIADIRKVQLKPWYLGDYAGASQKTELFGKTYDAPFGVAPVGLQGLMWPKSCEYLAQSAADHNIPFVLSTVGTADIEKISKITDGDFWFQLYHPAEDELRDKLLDRAWDAGCKTLVILADTPTFAYRPKEIRNGLSIPPRMTLRNIFQMCTHPTWSFSQLFAGAPEFETMKPYIPKGLNMKHLGMFMNKTFSGRLTEAKIAPIRDKWKGNLVIKGVVNPEDAELAVKLGLDGMIVSNHGGRQLDRGQSTITPLQQLAPDFKGKIKLMMDSGIRSGEDVAAALASGADFTFLGRTPMYGVCALGQHGGHHTFEMLKKQLQQVMEQIACAKVEDFPRHLVS; encoded by the coding sequence ATGAAGGAATACTTTAACTCCGAATACCCGTCCGTTGATCACCTCATTAAGAAGGCGAAAAAGCGGATGCCTGGATTTGCCTACGATTATCTATCAGGTGGCTGCTTTTCCGAGGTCAACTTGGATCGCAACATCGCGGACATTCGCAAGGTTCAGTTGAAGCCATGGTATCTGGGCGACTACGCCGGGGCATCGCAGAAGACCGAGTTGTTTGGTAAAACCTACGACGCTCCCTTCGGTGTCGCCCCCGTCGGCCTCCAGGGCTTGATGTGGCCAAAATCCTGTGAGTATTTGGCGCAGTCGGCTGCCGATCACAACATCCCCTTCGTGCTCTCCACGGTCGGCACGGCAGACATCGAAAAGATTTCCAAAATCACCGATGGCGACTTCTGGTTCCAGCTCTATCACCCGGCCGAGGACGAGCTGCGTGACAAGCTGCTAGATCGTGCTTGGGACGCCGGATGTAAGACCCTGGTGATCCTGGCCGACACCCCAACCTTTGCGTATCGGCCGAAGGAAATTCGCAACGGTCTCTCGATCCCGCCGCGCATGACGCTGCGCAATATTTTCCAAATGTGCACCCACCCCACCTGGTCGTTCAGCCAGCTGTTTGCCGGGGCACCGGAGTTTGAGACCATGAAACCATACATCCCCAAAGGTCTGAATATGAAACACCTTGGGATGTTCATGAACAAAACCTTCTCCGGCCGACTCACTGAGGCGAAGATCGCCCCGATCCGTGACAAGTGGAAAGGCAATCTCGTCATCAAAGGCGTGGTGAATCCCGAAGACGCCGAGCTAGCGGTGAAGCTGGGGCTCGATGGCATGATCGTCTCGAACCACGGCGGCCGACAGCTCGACCGTGGGCAATCGACCATCACTCCACTGCAGCAGCTTGCCCCCGATTTCAAAGGCAAGATCAAGCTGATGATGGACAGCGGCATCCGCTCCGGCGAAGACGTTGCAGCAGCTTTGGCCAGTGGTGCCGACTTCACCTTCCTAGGCCGCACCCCGATGTATGGCGTCTGCGCCCTCGGCCAGCACGGCGGTCACCACACCTTCGAGATGCTCAAGAAGCAGCTGCAACAGGTGATGGAGCAGATCGCCTGCGCCAAGGTCGAGGACTTCCCAAGACACTTGGTATCCTAG